The Schistocerca nitens isolate TAMUIC-IGC-003100 chromosome 7, iqSchNite1.1, whole genome shotgun sequence genome contains a region encoding:
- the LOC126195502 gene encoding uncharacterized protein LOC126195502, translated as MTHSGVRSSVKLLTCRFIWSDIYQVIKKWAKSGIACRKNKMTGHTEYAIGQFPNTYGRFKVVHIDLIGPLPPSYEFIYCLRHFDRISNWTEVIPLYDVRTDTVAQAFYTSCNTRFGARNQILIDQGAQFQSELFRALAKICGSKLTHVRVCHTQSNGKIDSVEH; from the coding sequence ATGACACACTCTGGTGTTAGGTCTTCTGTGAAATTACTCACATGCAGGTTTATTTGGTCAGACATCTACCAAGTTATCAAAAAATGGGCGAAATCAGGTATAGCATGCCGAAAGAATAAAATGACTGGACATACTGAATATGCTATTGGCCAGTTTCCAAATACATATGGACGATTTAAGGTGGTACATATCGATCTTATTGGCCCACTGCCTCCCTCTTATGAATTCATATACTGTTTAAGGCACTTCGATCGGATAAGTAACTGGACAGAAGTCATTCCACTATATGATGTTCGAACAGATACAGTGGCGCAAGCATTTTACACTTCCTGCAATACTAGATTTGGAGCACGTAACCAAATACTGATTGACCAAGGAGCACAGTTCCAATCAGAGCTGTTCCGCGCTTTAGCTAAGATTTGTGGTTCTAAATTAACACATGTTAGAGTATGCCATACACAATCAAATGGGAAAATAGATTCCGTTGAACATTGA